One genomic window of Prochlorococcus sp. MIT 0603 includes the following:
- the tsaE gene encoding tRNA (adenosine(37)-N6)-threonylcarbamoyltransferase complex ATPase subunit type 1 TsaE produces the protein MIHKIEINTIIKEHSNQSNWVLRDHDETILFGQSLADTLKKTNILFLEGPLGAGKTSLVKGIAKGLNIKEPITSPTFALSHHYLHGSRALIHLDLYRLEKAQAANELFLQEEETATMLNGLIVIEWPSRLSLKVDDAYQISIKYLPHGAQGRKIQLIPST, from the coding sequence GTGATTCATAAAATAGAAATTAACACCATAATCAAAGAACATTCTAACCAATCAAACTGGGTACTTAGAGATCATGACGAGACAATTCTGTTTGGCCAGTCATTAGCCGATACTCTTAAAAAAACAAATATACTCTTCCTAGAAGGACCATTAGGAGCGGGAAAAACCTCATTAGTGAAAGGCATAGCGAAAGGTTTAAATATCAAAGAACCAATTACAAGTCCTACTTTTGCTTTATCACATCATTACCTGCATGGAAGTAGAGCCCTAATTCATTTAGATCTGTATAGATTAGAAAAAGCTCAAGCAGCTAATGAATTATTTCTTCAAGAAGAAGAAACAGCAACGATGTTGAATGGTCTGATAGTAATAGAATGGCCTTCCCGATTAAGCCTAAAAGTTGATGATGCCTATCAAATATCGATTAAATATTTACCACATGGGGCACAAGGACGAAAAATTCAATTAATACCTTCAACTTAA
- a CDS encoding DedA family protein — MSIVEFLTSLPDFIGDAVATNQWIGYASILLAMFLENLFPPIPSELIMPLGGFYVSQGQLNFLPVVIAGLIGTVLGAFPWYGIGRLVSEKKLENWLKKYGKWIGISPRELYKSRDWFGRYGKALVFWGRLVPGIRTLISVPAGIELMPLLPFVIWTTAGSLIWVLFLTSMGIFLGESYPLVEVWIEPFSKIIKLILVFGLISGILWLFIRLFSSKK, encoded by the coding sequence ATGAGCATTGTTGAATTTCTTACATCTTTACCTGATTTTATTGGTGATGCGGTTGCAACTAATCAGTGGATTGGTTATGCATCAATATTATTAGCAATGTTCTTAGAAAATTTATTTCCGCCAATCCCTTCAGAGTTAATTATGCCTCTTGGTGGATTTTATGTTTCACAAGGCCAGTTAAATTTTCTTCCAGTAGTTATAGCAGGATTAATTGGAACTGTTTTAGGAGCATTTCCATGGTATGGAATTGGTAGATTAGTAAGTGAGAAAAAGCTTGAAAATTGGTTGAAGAAATATGGCAAATGGATTGGAATTAGTCCAAGAGAGTTATATAAAAGTCGTGATTGGTTTGGAAGATATGGAAAAGCATTGGTGTTTTGGGGAAGATTAGTACCTGGTATTAGAACATTGATTTCTGTACCAGCTGGGATTGAGTTAATGCCTTTACTACCTTTTGTTATTTGGACAACAGCAGGCAGCTTGATTTGGGTTTTGTTTTTAACCTCTATGGGAATCTTCTTAGGTGAAAGTTATCCTTTAGTGGAGGTTTGGATTGAACCTTTTTCAAAAATTATTAAATTGATTTTGGTTTTTGGATTAATTAGTGGAATTTTATGGTTATTTATCCGTTTATTTTCTTCAAAAAAGTAG
- a CDS encoding carbohydrate kinase family protein, with translation MKSSEVICLGEALVDRLGPLGGDPTLEIGSKDCLGGAPANVACALARLDIDVAFVGCLGDDSIGQQFFNLFNSRGVNISGLQVHPTLPTRVVLVHRDSHGERSFRGFAGEKVNIFADQALDLDKLKMAWPSVAKDAKWLLLGTILLAQEGSRKVVAWALDQAKLDGMNIAMDLNWRPTFWDVHSRPDSPPSNETRFLVKSFLAKVSLLKLAKEEAILFFNSQDPREISESLPLHPSVIITDGAESIRWLLGDYRGETQSFSPPSVIDTTGAGDSFMAGVISQIAVHSVNPKSYIEADSMIRFAAGCGALVCAGMGAIDPQPSNRSVQDFLSSLS, from the coding sequence ATGAAAAGCTCCGAGGTGATTTGTTTAGGTGAAGCTTTAGTAGATCGCTTAGGCCCTTTGGGTGGAGACCCTACTCTTGAGATAGGAAGCAAGGATTGTTTAGGTGGTGCTCCTGCCAATGTTGCTTGTGCTTTAGCTAGGTTGGATATAGATGTAGCTTTTGTTGGTTGTTTAGGTGATGACTCTATAGGTCAGCAATTCTTTAATTTATTTAATTCTCGTGGTGTCAATATCTCTGGTTTACAGGTTCATCCAACTCTACCTACTAGGGTTGTTCTGGTTCATAGAGATTCTCATGGGGAAAGAAGTTTTCGTGGTTTTGCTGGTGAAAAAGTAAATATTTTTGCAGATCAGGCTTTGGATTTAGACAAGTTGAAAATGGCATGGCCTTCGGTTGCAAAAGATGCAAAATGGCTTCTATTGGGAACTATTTTATTGGCTCAAGAGGGCTCTAGAAAGGTAGTTGCTTGGGCTCTTGATCAGGCAAAATTAGATGGTATGAACATAGCAATGGATTTGAATTGGCGACCTACTTTTTGGGATGTACATTCTCGTCCAGACAGTCCTCCAAGTAATGAAACTCGCTTTTTAGTTAAGTCATTTTTGGCTAAAGTATCTTTGCTAAAGCTTGCTAAGGAAGAGGCTATTTTGTTTTTCAATAGTCAAGATCCAAGAGAGATTTCTGAGTCGTTACCTTTGCACCCAAGTGTGATCATTACTGATGGAGCTGAATCCATTAGATGGTTATTGGGAGATTACCGTGGAGAAACTCAATCATTTTCACCTCCTTCAGTAATAGATACAACTGGAGCCGGAGATTCATTTATGGCAGGAGTGATATCTCAAATAGCTGTTCATTCTGTTAATCCTAAAAGTTACATTGAGGCAGATTCAATGATTCGCTTTGCTGCAGGATGTGGGGCTTTGGTTTGTGCTGGTATGGGTGCAATTGATCCGCAGCCATCAAATCGGTCTGTACAAGATTTTTTATCATCATTAAGTTGA
- a CDS encoding RpoD/SigA family RNA polymerase sigma factor: MSTKSYVSGSTNKVVAEVDLVRSYLRDIGRVPLLTNEQEITLGRQVQDLNSLEKLESELESINGTKPTQEELAKEAGIKIAQLKKRLIRGNRAKERMVASNLRLVVSVAKKYTKRNMELLDLIQEGTIGLVRGVEKFDPARGYKFSTYAYWWIRQGITRAIAEKSRLIRLPIHITEILNKLKKGQRELSQQLARTPSMQELANFLDIPIEEVKELMFRASQPISLESKVGDGDDTALLDLIASDTDLPNQEIEMECMKGDLDVILQKLPQMQHRVLRMRYGMNGEEPMTLTGIGRILGISRDRVRNLERDALRGLRKYGNTVEAYVAC; the protein is encoded by the coding sequence ATTTCTACCAAGTCATATGTAAGTGGATCAACTAATAAAGTTGTAGCTGAGGTTGATCTAGTTCGCTCATATTTAAGGGATATTGGGAGAGTTCCACTACTAACAAACGAGCAGGAAATAACATTAGGTCGTCAAGTTCAAGATTTGAACTCTTTAGAAAAATTGGAATCAGAACTTGAAAGTATCAATGGAACGAAGCCGACCCAAGAAGAGCTAGCTAAAGAAGCTGGAATTAAAATTGCACAGTTAAAAAAACGTTTAATTCGAGGTAATCGAGCAAAAGAGAGAATGGTTGCTTCAAATTTGCGTTTAGTAGTTAGTGTTGCCAAAAAATATACAAAGAGGAATATGGAACTTTTGGATTTAATCCAAGAAGGAACAATTGGTTTGGTAAGAGGCGTTGAGAAGTTTGATCCTGCAAGAGGTTATAAGTTTTCTACATATGCATATTGGTGGATTAGACAAGGTATTACAAGAGCTATTGCTGAAAAAAGTCGATTAATAAGATTACCAATTCATATTACTGAAATATTAAACAAGTTAAAAAAAGGTCAGAGAGAGTTGAGTCAGCAGTTAGCTAGAACTCCATCTATGCAAGAACTAGCTAATTTTTTAGATATTCCAATCGAGGAAGTGAAAGAATTAATGTTCAGGGCTAGTCAGCCTATTAGCCTAGAATCAAAAGTGGGAGATGGAGATGATACAGCGCTATTAGATTTGATAGCTTCTGATACAGATTTACCTAATCAAGAGATTGAGATGGAATGTATGAAGGGAGATTTAGACGTAATATTGCAAAAGTTACCTCAAATGCAGCATAGAGTTTTAAGAATGAGGTATGGCATGAATGGTGAAGAGCCTATGACTCTGACTGGTATTGGTAGGATTCTTGGTATAAGTAGAGATCGAGTGAGAAATCTTGAAAGAGATGCTCTGCGAGGATTACGCAAGTATGGAAATACCGTTGAAGCTTACGTTGCTTGCTGA
- the ahcY gene encoding adenosylhomocysteinase: MVSSTASHLTSDSAYLVADINLAEFGRKEISIAEKEMPGLISLREKFGMEKPLDGARIAGSLHMTIQTAVLIETLVALGAKVRWASCNIFSTQDHAAAAIAKEGIPVFAKKGETLSEYWSYTHSILEWGDFEGPNMILDDGGDATGLVILGEKAEKDIAILDNPSNEEEIALFASIRQKLLEDKSFYSRIRRNIKGVTEETTTGVARLYQMQKNGELPFPAINVNDSVTKSKFDNLYGCRESLVDGIKRATDVMVAGKVALVIGYGDVGKGSAQSLRGLGATVMIAEIDPICALQAAMEGYRVVRLDDVVEDIDIFVTATGNYQVICHEHLIRMKDEAIVSNIGHFDNEIDVASLKSYHWENIKPQVDHITLPNGNKIILLAEGRLVNLGCATGHPSFVMSNSFTNQVLAQIELFTKGNEYQKNVYVLPKHLDEMVARLHLDKIGAQLTELTKEQANYINVPINGPYKSEQYRY; the protein is encoded by the coding sequence ATGGTTTCATCAACAGCATCACACTTGACTTCAGATTCAGCTTACCTAGTGGCTGATATAAATCTTGCTGAGTTTGGCCGCAAAGAGATTTCTATAGCTGAGAAAGAGATGCCTGGATTAATTTCTTTGAGAGAAAAGTTTGGGATGGAGAAACCCTTGGATGGGGCAAGAATTGCAGGGAGTCTTCATATGACTATTCAGACAGCTGTATTGATTGAGACTTTGGTTGCTTTGGGAGCCAAAGTTCGATGGGCATCATGCAATATTTTCTCTACACAAGACCATGCTGCTGCAGCTATTGCAAAAGAAGGAATCCCTGTATTTGCAAAAAAAGGTGAGACATTATCTGAATACTGGTCTTATACACATTCCATACTTGAATGGGGCGATTTTGAAGGACCCAATATGATTTTGGATGATGGTGGAGATGCAACAGGTTTAGTAATACTGGGCGAAAAGGCAGAAAAAGATATTGCAATATTAGACAACCCTTCGAATGAGGAAGAGATTGCACTTTTTGCTTCCATTCGGCAGAAATTATTAGAGGACAAATCTTTTTATTCACGAATTAGAAGAAACATTAAGGGGGTAACAGAAGAAACAACTACTGGTGTGGCAAGGCTTTACCAGATGCAGAAAAATGGAGAACTTCCTTTCCCAGCTATAAATGTGAATGACTCAGTTACTAAGAGCAAATTTGACAACCTGTATGGATGTCGTGAATCACTTGTGGATGGAATTAAACGGGCAACTGACGTAATGGTTGCAGGGAAAGTCGCTCTAGTTATTGGATATGGTGATGTGGGAAAAGGATCAGCTCAGTCATTAAGAGGGCTTGGTGCAACGGTCATGATTGCTGAGATTGATCCAATCTGTGCACTTCAGGCTGCAATGGAAGGTTATAGAGTTGTTCGTTTAGATGATGTGGTTGAAGATATTGATATTTTTGTTACTGCTACAGGAAATTATCAAGTTATTTGTCATGAACATCTTATTCGAATGAAAGATGAGGCTATTGTTTCCAATATTGGTCACTTTGATAATGAGATTGATGTTGCTTCTTTGAAGTCATATCATTGGGAAAATATTAAACCTCAAGTTGATCACATTACACTTCCAAATGGAAATAAGATTATTCTTCTGGCTGAAGGTCGCTTAGTGAACTTGGGATGTGCTACTGGTCATCCAAGTTTTGTTATGAGTAATTCATTTACTAATCAAGTATTGGCGCAGATTGAATTATTTACTAAAGGAAATGAATATCAAAAAAATGTTTATGTATTACCTAAACATCTAGATGAAATGGTAGCGCGTTTACATTTGGATAAAATAGGGGCTCAATTAACTGAATTAACTAAAGAGCAAGCAAACTATATAAATGTTCCTATTAACGGTCCATATAAATCTGAACAATATAGATATTAA
- a CDS encoding FluC/FEX family fluoride channel yields the protein MFNFLGDHRSSLFVAIGAAPGAILRMQISKKIFIHTKSDLYGVLLVNSIATFLLGILLGLQQKTYFLLDNEPLYLLLSIGLLGSFSTFSSLIFEFHHYYLNHRWMDLSLSLFVSIFIGIIMALFGFYCVNA from the coding sequence ATGTTTAATTTCTTAGGAGATCATCGATCTTCTTTGTTTGTGGCAATTGGGGCTGCTCCAGGTGCAATTTTAAGAATGCAAATTTCTAAAAAGATTTTTATACATACAAAATCAGATCTATATGGGGTTTTGTTAGTCAATTCAATTGCCACATTTTTGCTTGGTATCTTACTTGGACTCCAACAAAAAACATATTTTTTATTAGATAATGAGCCTCTCTATTTATTGTTAAGCATAGGCTTGCTTGGAAGCTTTAGTACTTTCTCTTCTTTGATTTTTGAGTTTCATCACTATTATTTAAACCATAGATGGATGGATCTATCTCTTTCTTTGTTTGTGTCTATATTCATTGGTATCATTATGGCTTTATTCGGTTTTTATTGTGTAAATGCTTAG
- a CDS encoding fluoride efflux transporter FluC, with amino-acid sequence MICIGSISGALLRFKVNNDFIANVFGSGFLGLISGFTISSRFQVFLVLGFCASLTTFSGLILDAFLMINSGLLFQAIGLICITMLAGFLSLTLGFLIGQRIRRLFSSL; translated from the coding sequence TTGATTTGCATAGGCTCAATTTCAGGTGCTTTGCTTCGTTTTAAAGTTAACAATGATTTTATAGCTAATGTTTTTGGATCTGGTTTTCTTGGTTTGATTTCAGGATTCACAATTAGTTCTAGGTTTCAAGTTTTCTTGGTACTAGGTTTTTGTGCATCTTTAACTACTTTCAGTGGTCTGATTTTGGATGCATTTTTAATGATTAATAGCGGTTTATTGTTTCAAGCAATAGGTTTGATCTGCATCACCATGCTTGCGGGTTTTTTGTCTTTAACGTTAGGTTTTTTAATCGGTCAAAGAATTAGGCGATTATTTTCGTCCTTATAG
- a CDS encoding alpha/beta fold hydrolase, which translates to MYTAGTHILNWNGLKVAWKKECQSTQSEVATLLIHGFGANKNHWRHNQTVLGTIAPSYSIDLIGFGESSQPISRLNGEEQNENNYCYNFENWGNQIADFSKLVIKKPVVLIGNSIGGVIALKAAQILKEKCKRVILINCAQRLMDDKQLSKKSTLQKILRPGLKFITKQRWLSRSLFKNAAKPSFIKKVLQKAYPSGSNIDDGLINLLHQPTKGLGAPEAFHGFINIFNDSLAPELMEELDLPVDMIWGEDDPWESCTEAKNWFLTIPCIKSLEIIKHSGHCPHDESPEKVNPILVKLVQQAT; encoded by the coding sequence GTGTATACAGCTGGCACACATATTCTCAACTGGAATGGATTAAAAGTCGCATGGAAAAAAGAATGCCAATCAACGCAATCTGAAGTGGCTACCTTGTTGATTCATGGTTTTGGAGCGAATAAAAATCATTGGAGACATAACCAAACTGTTCTTGGAACAATAGCGCCATCTTATTCAATAGATTTAATAGGGTTTGGAGAAAGCAGCCAGCCTATTTCAAGACTTAATGGGGAAGAGCAAAACGAAAATAATTATTGTTATAACTTTGAAAATTGGGGGAACCAAATTGCAGATTTCTCAAAATTAGTTATTAAGAAACCCGTTGTATTAATTGGAAATTCTATTGGTGGCGTGATTGCATTAAAAGCAGCACAAATACTGAAAGAAAAGTGTAAAAGAGTAATTTTAATCAATTGTGCCCAAAGGTTAATGGATGACAAACAACTCAGTAAAAAATCAACCTTGCAAAAAATATTAAGACCTGGACTTAAGTTCATTACGAAACAAAGATGGTTAAGCAGAAGCTTATTTAAAAATGCTGCAAAGCCTTCATTTATAAAGAAGGTTTTGCAAAAAGCTTATCCAAGTGGATCCAATATTGATGATGGTTTAATTAACCTTCTTCATCAACCAACTAAAGGATTGGGAGCCCCTGAAGCATTTCATGGCTTTATAAATATATTCAATGATTCCTTAGCACCAGAATTAATGGAAGAATTGGATTTACCGGTGGATATGATCTGGGGTGAAGATGATCCTTGGGAATCATGCACTGAAGCGAAAAATTGGTTCTTAACAATTCCATGTATAAAGTCTCTTGAAATTATTAAGCATTCAGGTCATTGCCCTCACGATGAAAGCCCTGAAAAAGTTAACCCTATTTTGGTAAAACTAGTTCAGCAAGCAACGTAA
- a CDS encoding SH3 domain-containing protein has protein sequence MKFCFHWGCLLSLALFAPIALPAGGATRSKLEISNSKEMEFFIVGNSCVLRTSPHISAPSLFTLELGTHLRVIRLWHPEEGNSWLQVQLPNLGLIDRPSLSTRRGWINV, from the coding sequence ATGAAATTCTGTTTTCATTGGGGATGCTTGTTAAGCCTTGCGTTATTTGCACCTATTGCTTTACCAGCCGGAGGAGCTACTAGAAGCAAGTTAGAAATTTCTAATTCTAAAGAAATGGAATTTTTTATTGTTGGTAACTCTTGTGTTTTGCGTACTAGTCCTCATATCTCTGCGCCTTCTTTATTTACATTAGAATTAGGGACTCATCTTAGAGTAATACGTCTTTGGCACCCTGAAGAGGGTAACAGTTGGTTGCAGGTTCAATTACCTAACTTGGGATTGATTGATAGACCTTCTTTGTCAACTAGACGTGGATGGATAAATGTTTAA
- a CDS encoding single-stranded DNA-binding protein: MSLNAVNLVGRAGRDPEVRYFESGSIVANFTLAVNRRSRNDEPDWFNLEIWGKQAQVAADYVRKGSLIGITGSLKLDQWKDKTTGENKSKPIIRVDRLNLLGSRKDSANNEITNNPSSFTKGSNQDIPF; this comes from the coding sequence ATGAGTTTAAATGCAGTAAATCTAGTGGGAAGAGCTGGAAGAGATCCTGAAGTGCGATACTTCGAATCAGGAAGCATTGTTGCAAATTTTACACTTGCTGTAAACAGAAGAAGTAGAAATGACGAACCTGATTGGTTTAATTTAGAAATATGGGGTAAGCAAGCTCAAGTCGCAGCAGATTATGTAAGAAAAGGCTCACTAATAGGAATTACAGGAAGCTTAAAACTAGATCAGTGGAAAGATAAAACAACTGGAGAAAATAAATCTAAGCCAATTATTAGAGTTGACCGACTAAATCTTCTAGGCTCAAGAAAAGATTCTGCAAATAATGAAATAACAAATAATCCATCATCATTTACCAAGGGAAGTAATCAAGATATTCCTTTTTAA
- the mutT gene encoding 8-oxo-dGTP diphosphatase MutT, translating into MCASCIHDDDSIKDLWSIDKIEDMQAVLLNWFALHGRHWIPWKLKPNGALPEKLEKLPVYPIWIAEVMLQQTQLKVVLPYWKNWMKAFPTLVDLAHAGDHEVLLLWQGLGYYSRAKRTHQSAKKLLEIIGSNNSLNPLAWPVSISTWVDLPGIGRTTAASIISSAFDLPEALLDGNVKRILSRLIGNEQSLSRSSSKLWSLSNDLLDYDSPRNFNQALMDLGATVCLPKNPKCFCCPWKSYCCAYYQGDPSKFPMKAPKKALPNLVIGIGIVFNDFGEILIDQRKPDQTMGSMWEFPGGKQEKGELIEDTVIREIHEELGVHIKVLQNLIEFDHCYSHKKLHFVVYICKLSSGIPKPLSSLQTKWVKPDDLINYPFPAANKYMIKALQDYIVPSKEK; encoded by the coding sequence ATGTGTGCCAGCTGTATACACGATGATGACTCTATAAAAGATTTGTGGAGTATTGACAAGATAGAAGATATGCAAGCAGTTTTATTAAATTGGTTTGCATTACATGGTCGTCATTGGATCCCTTGGAAGCTTAAACCTAATGGTGCTTTGCCAGAAAAATTAGAAAAATTACCTGTTTATCCCATCTGGATTGCTGAGGTCATGCTCCAGCAAACACAATTAAAGGTTGTTTTACCTTATTGGAAGAATTGGATGAAAGCTTTTCCAACTTTAGTTGATCTGGCTCATGCAGGTGATCATGAGGTTTTGCTTCTTTGGCAGGGCCTTGGTTATTATTCGCGAGCAAAAAGGACACATCAGTCGGCTAAAAAGTTGCTTGAAATTATTGGATCGAATAACAGCTTAAATCCATTAGCTTGGCCGGTGAGCATATCTACTTGGGTTGATTTGCCTGGTATTGGTAGAACAACTGCTGCAAGTATTATTTCTTCAGCATTTGATCTTCCTGAAGCATTGCTTGATGGCAATGTAAAAAGAATTCTTTCAAGATTAATTGGTAATGAGCAATCACTTTCTAGATCTTCTTCAAAGCTTTGGTCACTAAGTAATGATCTGCTTGATTATGACTCACCAAGGAATTTTAATCAGGCACTGATGGATCTTGGTGCCACCGTTTGTTTACCAAAGAATCCAAAATGTTTTTGTTGTCCTTGGAAATCATACTGTTGTGCTTATTATCAAGGTGATCCATCAAAATTCCCTATGAAGGCTCCTAAAAAAGCCTTGCCTAACTTGGTAATTGGTATTGGTATAGTTTTTAATGATTTTGGTGAAATTCTTATTGATCAAAGGAAACCTGACCAAACCATGGGAAGTATGTGGGAGTTTCCAGGTGGTAAACAAGAAAAAGGTGAATTAATCGAAGATACAGTAATTAGAGAAATTCATGAAGAATTAGGAGTTCACATTAAAGTTCTTCAAAACCTTATAGAATTTGATCATTGTTATTCACATAAGAAACTTCATTTTGTTGTTTATATTTGTAAGTTAAGCTCAGGAATACCTAAGCCTTTATCAAGTTTGCAAACTAAATGGGTTAAACCTGATGATTTAATTAATTATCCTTTCCCTGCAGCAAATAAATATATGATTAAAGCTTTACAGGATTATATAGTTCCATCTAAAGAAAAGTAA
- the mgtE gene encoding magnesium transporter produces the protein MNEQIGTSISNDSSVNGPHLAEVVSQQLEAMLAAGNYDGVKTLLEPVQPVDIAESIGSLPLILQALAFRLLNKNEAIEVYEYLDAAVQQSLLDRLRSNEVLELVERMSPDDRVRLFDELPAKVVRRLLAELSPEERRVTAQMLGYEAETAGRLMTNEFIDLKEFHTAFDALNIVRRQAPYTETIYSLYVTDRERHLTGILSLRDLVTADPDTTIGDVMTREVVNVRTDTDQEEVARAIQRYDFLALPVVDREKRLVGIVTVDDVIDVIEQEATRDIYAAGAVQAGDEDDYFQSNLFAVARRRVVWLIVLVFANGLTTKVIASNGDVLRQVVLLAAFIPLLIGTGGNIGAQSSTVVIRGLSTQRIQALGFLKAIFRETIAGALLGLLMLLFVVPFAWWQGEGPLVGAAVGISLLAITTLAATAGASLPLLFHRMGLDPALMSAPFITTATDVVGVWIYLRTASWLLTKIIQ, from the coding sequence ATGAATGAACAGATAGGTACATCTATTAGTAATGATTCATCTGTAAATGGACCTCACTTAGCCGAGGTGGTTTCTCAACAGCTTGAGGCAATGCTTGCTGCTGGTAATTATGATGGCGTTAAGACTTTATTGGAGCCTGTTCAGCCTGTAGATATTGCGGAATCAATAGGCAGTTTGCCTTTGATTTTGCAAGCTTTGGCTTTTAGATTATTAAATAAGAATGAGGCTATAGAAGTTTACGAATATTTAGATGCTGCTGTACAACAAAGTCTTCTGGATCGACTTCGCTCCAATGAGGTTTTGGAATTAGTTGAAAGGATGTCACCAGATGACCGGGTGAGATTATTTGATGAATTGCCTGCTAAGGTAGTTAGAAGATTGTTGGCTGAATTAAGTCCTGAAGAAAGGCGAGTAACTGCTCAAATGTTGGGATATGAGGCTGAAACGGCTGGGAGATTAATGACTAATGAATTTATTGATTTAAAGGAATTTCATACTGCTTTTGATGCTTTAAATATTGTTAGAAGGCAAGCACCTTATACTGAGACAATTTATAGCCTTTACGTTACAGATCGCGAGAGACATTTAACTGGAATTTTATCTTTAAGGGATTTGGTGACGGCAGATCCTGATACAACAATTGGTGACGTAATGACAAGAGAGGTAGTTAATGTTCGTACAGATACTGATCAAGAAGAAGTTGCAAGGGCAATTCAAAGGTATGACTTTCTGGCCTTACCAGTCGTTGATCGAGAAAAGCGATTAGTTGGGATAGTCACTGTTGATGATGTTATTGACGTTATAGAACAAGAAGCTACTAGGGATATTTATGCAGCTGGAGCTGTTCAGGCAGGAGATGAAGATGATTATTTTCAAAGTAATTTGTTTGCAGTTGCTAGAAGGAGAGTGGTTTGGTTGATTGTTTTGGTTTTTGCTAATGGATTAACTACAAAGGTTATTGCATCTAATGGTGATGTATTACGACAAGTAGTTTTATTAGCAGCTTTTATTCCTTTATTGATAGGGACTGGTGGAAATATTGGGGCACAAAGTTCTACAGTTGTTATTAGAGGGTTAAGTACTCAAAGAATTCAAGCTTTAGGTTTTTTAAAAGCGATTTTCCGGGAAACGATTGCAGGTGCATTGCTTGGATTGCTTATGCTTTTATTTGTAGTTCCTTTTGCATGGTGGCAAGGAGAAGGTCCTTTAGTGGGCGCTGCTGTTGGTATTAGTTTATTGGCTATAACTACTTTGGCAGCCACGGCAGGGGCTTCTTTGCCTTTGTTGTTTCATAGGATGGGACTGGACCCAGCTTTAATGTCAGCTCCTTTTATCACCACAGCAACTGATGTGGTTGGAGTTTGGATTTATTTACGAACTGCTTCGTGGCTTCTAACCAAGATAATTCAGTAG